TATAGGGGAAGTTCAACAATATTAGTCGTCTGAAGCTAAATCTTAATAAAAGGCTTAAGCGTAATCTCATTCGATTCATATATTAATAAGAAAAAGGACATATTTTTTATATCTATAGATCAATAATCAAACATGACAAAGAGAAATATCAAAAAAACTTTGTTGAAATTGGAAAGATAAATGACTAGAAATAGGAAAAATGAATGGATATATGCATGAAAGGAAATATCATAGAGGGTAGGAGAGGTAAATGTACTACTAGTAGTTAATACTTAATAATCTTTTGGAAGAAGTTTACACATCTACTCATCCGTCCAAACAGTAAAAAGCTAACATAAATTTTGAAACAACTTATAAGTGATAGTTATTTCCTTTGTTTCAATTTATGCGGCAACATTTTGTTTTTGGtccattttataaaaaatagtgaCTTTCTAAATTTGAGAAGATTAAACTTCTCATTTTTATTcttaatgagaaatttttatatatatccTCACAAATGTCTATGATTTTTTTATCATAAATTTCAAAAGTATCCTTTATTTCAAACTCCATAGTAATTCAAATTTTACCACATAAAGTCTCCCATGGTGGTATATAATAACTGTAATTTTTTGCCTGTAATTATTGAGAACAAAAGTACTAACTTCATTTGTCTTGCCTTTAATCGATCACACGAACAATTATACGACGGTGTTTGACTAGGTACTGAACTTAAGGAAGATTGAATGACTTTTGCCACATGTCTAAAGTGCGCTAGACTTACACATGACATAGCATTTATTTGATTATAAAAGtatctcattaaggataaattaaaagtttacaaaaaGTTATCAAATAAAGAATGGGATTCTTCTTTTGTGAAAAgacattaaaaaaaatatgtcataTAAAATGGAACAAAGGAATATAGAATTTGCCCTCTCCACGAATTTGTATGCAGATTTGTAAATTGACTTATAAAACTCCTAACTTTATGGAGTAAGTCTCTTGGGAAAATGTCATTCTGAAGAAtgataaagcaaaaaaaaatagtttaaaattTGTAGAGTGCAAAACTTCATTTTTAATTTAAACATGACTGCAACACTCACCCCTTCCAAAAatagaaagaggtcattctttttttgtacagactaaaaagaaaataggttcacataaattgaaacgaaagGAGTACTAGATTTTGATACTCTAGCTTCAACTCATCAATTTGTTGGGCCATTTTTTAACCAATAGAGCCTTAAAGAATGAATTCGAGGGGAATATGGCAAATGTAGAATATTTTGCTGAAGGGCTCGGTGAATTATGTCATTGGAAAGAGATGATGCTTCGTCAGAGACACAACGGGTCGCTCTTTGATTCACCAGCCACTACTGCAGCTGCCTTGATTTACCATCAGTACGATGAGAAATGCTTTGGGTACTTGAACTCAATCTTGAAACTGCACGATAATTGGGGTATGCACTACTAAGATCATCTCAATACTTCCCCATTATCTGCCTAAAGGAAAATACTTTTCATATCTCTTCTTAGAATTCGTTGGAATTAAGTTTTAATTATGTTAGTATGTTTACTATATGTTCGATATGTTTGATAGGAGACTAATAGTTTTAGGGTACTAGAAAATATAAAGTACTTCTACTGATAAGAAATTTATGTTAGTATGATAATTTAGCGCTTGTGACGCATGGTGACATCCTTACCGCTTCTCCCCACAAGTACAAATGTACATCTACGAACAACTCACATATTGACTCAAATCATGCTTTAGAGAAAATCACAAGAAGAGTAAGTCTAATAAACTTACCTCTCAAGTCCAAACTCTGACATAGTACTACGATGAACCAATTTATTTAAAAAGCTCGGACGTCATCAACAAAGGGATATCTACATATATGTGGAAAATGGCAGAATTCTGACCGCCAAAACAGTCGGAATTCACGAATTTCCTACTACTttccgaccaaaattggtcggtcgaAAAACAGTTGGTCGGAAAATAATTTTCGATCAAATCCGTTAGTGATTTCCGACCAAAGTAGTCGGAACGTTCGAAAGGTTAGACGaccaaatattttcaaatttcCGACCAAAGTGGTCGGAATTTACCGACCGAATCAGtcgtaataatataaataaaataattatttatttaaaattaaataatataaatatataatttccgaccgaatcggtcggaaattaatatttaaaaaatataatttccgaccgaatcggtcggaaattaatatttaaaaaatatattttatttaatttccgACGAAATCCGTCgaaaactttttaatttttttttaaaatttccgaCCGCATCGGTCGAAAATCTGGGAATTTTTGGCAAAATGTGGGCAGCTGTCCGACTGTTTCCGTCGGAAATCAGTCGGAATTTTCTGTAAAACTGAGCAGCATTCTGCCCAATTTGGAGCTACACCACGTGTCAAACTATTACAATATAATAACGCCAACAACCAATCAACCATTAACACAATCTAAACCAACAATACCAATCATTAACATAATCTAAACTAACAATACCAACTATTAAAATAATCTAAACCAACCATTAACACAACCTAAACTAACAATACCAACCATTAAACCTAACAATTTTGGACATAAAAATATCCAAATAGTAgcccacattcaagtttaaaaataaaacataaagttGTCTCTCACAATCAAGTTTACCAATCAACCAAAATACCACACCTAAACTACTACACATCAGATTCAGTttgttcatcctcatcatcagatAGATCATGCCCATGTTTTCTCATGAATTTCTGGCAGTGGAGGGTCGTCGACGGAGCTGCAGCGAGGCGGCATCGCCGGTGAGTGGCATTGGTGATGGCAGCGGCGGGTTGGGTGGGGGGGAGAGGGGaggtttgagtgtgagagagagaagagagaaggaagaaaacagggaaagaaaaaagaaaggggtCAGGggggttttaaaagaaaataggtCAAATAGTCGAACCTCGTTTTAATAAAAAATTCCGACCGAATTAGTCGATAACAGTTATGCGGTATTTTTCGCCAAAATTTACGACGGATATAGACGGAATATCAGCcgtaattattattaaaaattgaaaaatatatttttatgcaatttccgaccgatttcgtcAGAAATTTGCGACTACTTTTTCCGGTCGGAAtatttcggtcggaaattggcCGTTTTTTAGTAGTGATATATGAGTTCATATATCAATAACGCTTCATAACAATACCAACTAAGTAAGTAGCACTTAGGTCCAACTTCACATGACTTTCACAAAAATTCTTATTTCACCATTTGATATCAATCCTTGAATTTTAACTCCAATTCATCTATTAAATGTGTTATGGAATCTAGCCATTTCATTAGAAGTTCAAAACGATATCGTTCAAATAAGTCCAACACTATTCATCTTCCCTATTAATAAACTTTCAGTGTCAAAGCTATGATAGGAGGGTTCATCTATTCCACCCTTCTAACTACTTTTTCAGctcataaataatattaaaacactCACTTATACTTCATAAATAAGGTTCATGTAGTAAAAATTATCTTTGTAAGAAAATCCTAGAAAATCTCTCTTTTGGTGTTTTTGGTTGATTTAATAAAATTTAGCAAACTAAAGGAAGTTTCAATGTTAATACTAGAATTAATTAACTTTAATGAGCACAAAACATCGATAAAAACTTGCCTTGTATGACCCAAATGAACCCTTGGTCAAAATCCTCTCGATCCTAAATCATCTAACTAATAATGAGTTGTACACCTGAGTATTTAAAGACACTGTAAACTAACTTCTAACTAATAACTAACTAACAGCTAATTACAAAGATCAATAACTAACACTAATTTATGAACCTTCTAGAAGTGTACTCCTTTAAATAATACACTGTACAACCTGTCTAAGCTACATATTTCAGCATTACTAATATAATCTTTTTCGTTATTCTTATAGTCCCCACTATTTGCCCTACAAAGATACATTCAAATCTCTTCTTAGTTGATGCCCTTCAAAATCTTGGAGTAGATCGGTATTTTAAAACAGAAGTCAAAAGAGTACTAGATGAAATATACAGGTAATTTGAAATGATCTTCATGGTTTATACAATTtatctttttaaaacttttattaatATTAATGCTGAATTATGAATAGGCTTTGgctagaaaagaatgaagaaatttTTTCAGACGTTGCTCATTGTGCCATGGCGTTTCGACTTTTACGGATGAATAACTATGAAGTTTCCTCAGGTTTGTAACTAAAAACtcagaaaattaaatttttacctATGCACCAATAATATAAGGGGTGTCTTGTcgtaattggtaaagttgtttgtcgtaattggtaaagttgttgGTCACAAGTTCAGGCCGTGCAAatagcctcttgcaaaaatgcagggtaaggctgcttAGAATATACCCTTATGGTTCGACCCTTCCCCGGAcctcgcgcatagcgggagcttaatgCACCGGGCTGTCCTTTTACTTATGCACCAATAAATTGTTACTTTCTTTCTGCAGAAGAACTTGAAGGATTTGTCGACCAAGAACATTTCTTTACAACATCAAGTGGGAAACTTATGAATCACGTTGCAATTCTCGAACTTCACCGAGCTTCACAGGTGGCTATTCATGAAAGGAAAGATCACATTTTAGATAAAATAAGTACTTGGACAAGGAATTTTATGGAGCAAAAACTCTTGGACAAGCACATCCCTGATAGGTCAAAGAAGGAGGTATCACCTGTATATAAATTAGGCCATTCAAAAAACATtctttgtaattttcaattttatgatattccatTACTAGCGAGTCAATTAAATATCAGATGGAATTTGCTATGAGGAAATTTTATGGCACATTTGATCGAGTGGAAACTAGACGTTACATCGAGTCATACAAAATGGACAGTTTTAAGATCTTAAAAGCGGCTTACAGGTATAATTCTGACACTATTACTATAAGATTTTAGATAATATGTACCGTCAGCGGGTTACATTTGCCAATTATTGCAGGTAATCTATATTGTTTTCAAGATTATAAATCTCACATTTTAAGGAGGCTTACCTGTAAATATTATTTGAGTGACGGTTAAAAAAACTTTACATTAATGATGTATGTAACGTAAACTCTTACTAAAAGTAGTATATATGTTTtgtttattcttattattctcttCTGCATTTAAACGTGTGGACAGGGGCAGATTTATAGGAGAGATTATGGGGCACGCAAACCCATGATCTCctcaaaattagatattttatgtacatattttttaaaattggtaTAATATTAACTATTGGCATCCATGCttctatttaatatattttttcctctttttatttTAGTAATACATTCATGTACTGAAAATCCTAGATCCACATCTGTATATGGGCGGATCAGAGTTACGGTTGTAGCAATGCCCACCGCCTTCAACTTAAACAACATATGTCAGTGAACATTGGTATGCTAACGCTTAATATGGGTAGCAAGAAAAAATACAAGCTACTTTAAATAAAATGTAATGGTACATTTTCTATCGAAGTTGGAAGTCCTTAAAAATTGGTCATATTATTATGTGGggtctctctctttctctcttttaggTCTTCCGGTATTAACAACATAGACTTGCTAAAGTTCTCAGAACACGATTTTAACTTGTGCCAAACCCGACACAAAGAAGAACTTCAACAGATGAAAAGGTATCTACACTGGTTAGCTTGACTAGACCTTGTCATTCTTAAACAACTTCATTTTGttgataattatatatatatatatgaatgtaGGTGGTTCACAGATTGCAAACTCGAACAAGTAGGATTATCACAACAGTACTTATACACTAGTTACTTCATAATTGCTGCCATACTCTTTGAACCTGAATATGCTGATGCTCGTCTAGCATATGCAAAGTACGCCATAATAATAACAGCGGTGGATGATTTCTTCGATTGTTTTATTTGCAAAGAAGAACTGCAAAACATCATCGAATTAGTAGAGAGGTATTGTTATCTCTTTTCTTATAATATATCAACAAAATCCTTTGACCTATGTTGTTCAACTCACATTTTTTAGAGGCACTTGAGTTTATGATAAAGAATGTTACACTTGTCCCTCATCAATTTTGTACGGGCTTTTAAAAGGGTTCAAATGATCCTAGGCTACTTCATTCATAGCTTTATGGTTTTGGATTTATACTAATATTctttcacatggtatcagagccaaaactttctttttttcattcagACCATTAAGCCACTAACATTGCTATGGCCTAACTTATCAATTATCATGTTGAGCCTAATCTACTTAACTCTTGAAGATCACAATTTGTTGAGACTCTTCTCTTTCTAcgttaaaaataataaccaaaaCAGAAACAAACCGTAGAACCGGGCTGTGTTGCAAGAGAGTATTAGAGAATGTTACACTTGTCCCTTAGATACTCCACCCGATTACCTTGAAATTTTGGATTAGATACTCATACTCTTTCACATATTATGTTAACACTTTCACTATAGATGGGAGGGATACTCAACCGTCGGATTCCGTTCAGAGAGGGTTAGAATTTTCTTTTTGGCACTTTACAAAATGGTAGAGGAAATTGCGGCAAAGGCGGAAACTAAGCAAGGTCGATGTGTCAAAGATCACCTTATTAACTTGGTATGAAGAAGTacattaattattatatattctctaaatcaatttttttttcatgcttatatttctttcttttcgATTGACTAGAAATATATCTTGTTATAGTGGATTGATATGTTGAAGTGTATGCTGGTGGAATTGGACCTTTGGAAAATTAAATCAACTACCCCAAGCATAGAGGAGTACTTGTCTGTTGCATGTGTAACTATTGGTGTTCCATGTTTTGTTCTCACATCACTATATCTTCTTGGACCAAAACTGTCCAAGGATGTCATAGAAAGTTCTGAGGTCAGTGCCTTATGCAATTGTACAGCTGCTGTGGCCCGATTGATTAATGATATACACAGTTACAAGGTAATATTATTTTCTTCGTTAGAAGAATATTTTATCAAATGTTGGCTATTGATTTTTGACAATCTTTTTTCAATATATTGAACTGAGATAAAATTTTACATAAAATATTCTTTTTTCGAAACACTAACTTCTTCAAAtcaaattttattccaaaaattactaaaatttacATTTGAAAGTGAGAAGTGACACAAAAACAAAGCCTTGTCCGGCTAGATtgatatttgataaattaatataaTATAATGTGCTGCTGGTTCATTTTCTTCTTATTAAGCTCGTCTCACTAAGTTTTCGCGCTAGAAGGATCAGACCACGTTGAATTTATTTTGTACGCTTTTTTTTCAAGTAGACATACAAGTGTATAATTATAACATTAATCCTTATTATTTCGTGTGTTCTTGCAGAGAGAACAAGCAGAAAGTTCAACAAATATGGTATCAATATTAATAACACAAAGTCAGGGAACTATCTCTGAAGAAGAGGCTATAAGACAGATAAAGGAAATGATGGAAAGTAAGAGAAGAGAGTTGCTAGGGATGGTTCTACAAAATAAAGAAAGCCAATTGCCACAAGTGTGCAAGGATCTTTTTTGGACGACAATCAACGCAGCTTATTCTATACATACACATGGCGATGGGTATCGCTTCCCAGAGGAATTCAAGAACCATATCAACGATGTAATTTACAAACCACTCAATCAATATTCCCCATAATATGCCTTAAATCTTTTACAATATGTTACTAATCTTTGGAACTTGGTTGTGATATTATTAGATGCATGGACGAATTGTACTTCTTTTATGTTGTGCACAATAATGTACAACTGTTACTATGGGAAAAACTTACTTACACTGCTATTTTAACTAAAGCGCATTTACCATTATTAGTGTTTACCATAAAaacggataataattaaatttatatgtggttttaaggatatgtggattaattcaatacaaataataaataatgttagattaaacagataaatgatgtaataaattgtcaaaccaattAAGGGAGTGATCTCAGACTCAGTAACAGTTTAATGTAATGCCTGCCTTCGATCCCGGGCTCACAACAATGAAGAactgatgaacaaaagtaagaacttttgaataaaagagaaaataagaatatattgccttgatatgcgtgttacaatgtgtctaatGAATAGTCAAACGACCATTTagatagtaggggagttttaccctaagtacaatttcataaaatgtAAAATTCTTCCATTTGCTAATCACATATTTTCtgccgatacgtgccgagattcacgCTGTGACATCCGGCTGGGCGCGGATATCACAACCCTTCTCTAGTCGTGCTCGATTATCTCGTGATGTTCTCCGAAGTTTTGGGATTCGAATCGGACCTGGGGGATGTGGCCCCGATTCTTCCGAGGGCAGGTGTTTTGCCCAGAACCTGACTCGAGGAGCTCCTTGCCCCGATTCCGGTTTCTTAGGATCATATCTCTGCTCCGTTTACTCCATCGAGAACCGAAGTATCAAACGGGCtcggtttcacccgtatacagatagtcccctcgtttctcagagagTAAATTTACTGAAACGACGAGAAATAACATATGCACTTCGATCCATTCTTCAATACGCCGTGACAGAAACAACCAAGAATCCAAAACGTCCCGTCAGTCGTGACGTCATGATTTCAAACATGCATCAATCATCGGCGGGTCATCCCTGAATACGAAACGGCGTGAAACCTCTATAAATACTTTCCTCCTttgttcattttttacttttttgcGAAGCTTCTACCTTCGAGTTTTCAGGATATCACTACCCTTGTTCACATTCTAACATTTTATCTCCGTTCTTCAAGACTTTCATAGTAAGTTGCAAGTTTTTACCTAATTTTTACCCAAATTAGCGCACCTCACTTTTCATCTTCCAATTTATCTTCATATTTTTTAAGCTTTTTCCAGATAGCAatggctaaaactttcaaatcttttCCCCAACAAGtcgcttcttcttcttcgcaaTTAACTGCTGAAATCGAGGAGATCACTCCCGATGTGGTCGTCCTCGAGAGATCTGCTCCTGGCGCAACTACCGATGAACCGGCTGCCGAGCCTCCTTTAAAAATATTCGTTTCCGGGGGTTGTTCGATTgtcgatgactttaaggttgagaAGCCCTCGTCGGTGCAGGGCCGGGGTGAAAGTGTATCAAGATATATATGCTCCATTACCGAAGACATCCTCCCCGTGGTCCGAGAGGACTGCAACTGGGTGGGTAAGAACGTAGTAGTCCCCGGGCCTACAGATGccatcactacccacgtggaggggtatCTATGTATTTACATTTGTCCCTTCACATTGGGCCCGGTAGACCCGGTTATCTTGGATTTCTACAAGAGGTACGAAGTATGCCTCGGACAAATCCATCTGTCGCGGTGGAGAATCGTGATCCTCCTTCGGTTTTTCGTGAACAAGACCGaatttagtcgagccctcaaaccatgTCGAACAACGTCGAAATTATGAATTGCgtctcgaatcgaattatgagttttcaaatcttccaacttctataatttgcgctgaaacgtatcaaatcaatccggaatgacttcaaattttgcatacaaattagaaatgacataatggaactgttccaatttccaaaatcgaaATCTGAACCCGTTATCGACAAAATCAACcttcggtcaaacttataaatattttaaaacttcaaTTTTTCCAATTTCGCCAAAAATGGGCTGAAttgacctacggacttccaaatccaaatctggacatatgcctaagtatgaaatcaccatatgaaactattggagtcatcaaaacttcatttcggagtcgtttgctcaaaagtcaaactccggtcaactcttttcatttaagtttcaaaaataagaattgttctttcgaTTTAATTCCGAaccttccgaaaaccaaactcgaccttgTACGTACCATTTTcaatccaatctttacccatttgaactcaacaatctttccataaccttatt
This DNA window, taken from Nicotiana tabacum cultivar K326 chromosome 15, ASM71507v2, whole genome shotgun sequence, encodes the following:
- the LOC142169410 gene encoding cis-abienol synthase, chloroplastic isoform X4, whose translation is MILGLRSKIIPLPDHKLGNIKLGSVTKDAICHRPCRVRCSHSTASSMEEAKERIRETFGKIELSPSSYDTAWVAMVPSRYSMNQPCFPQCLDWILENQREDGSWGLNPSHPLLVKDSLSSTLASLLALRKWRIGDNQVQRGLGFIETHGWAVDNKDQISPLGFEIIFPCMINYAEKLNLDLPLDPNLVNMMLCERELTIERALKNEFEGNMANVEYFAEGLGELCHWKEMMLRQRHNGSLFDSPATTAAALIYHQYDEKCFGYLNSILKLHDNWVPTICPTKIHSNLFLVDALQNLGVDRYFKTEVKRVLDEIYRLWLEKNEEIFSDVAHCAMAFRLLRMNNYEVSSEELEGFVDQEHFFTTSSGKLMNHVAILELHRASQVAIHERKDHILDKISTWTRNFMEQKLLDKHIPDRSKKEMEFAMRKFYGTFDRVETRRYIESYKMDSFKILKAAYRWFTDCKLEQVGLSQQYLYTSYFIIAAILFEPEYADARLAYAKYAIIITAVDDFFDCFICKEELQNIIELVERWEGYSTVGFRSERVRIFFLALYKMVEEIAAKAETKQGRCVKDHLINLWIDMLKCMLVELDLWKIKSTTPSIEEYLSVACVTIGVPCFVLTSLYLLGPKLSKDVIESSEVSALCNCTAAVARLINDIHSYKREQAESSTNMVSILITQSQGTISEEEAIRQIKEMMESKRRELLGMVLQNKESQLPQVCKDLFWTTINAAYSIHTHGDGYRFPEEFKNHINDVIYKPLNQYSP
- the LOC142169410 gene encoding cis-abienol synthase, chloroplastic isoform X9, whose protein sequence is MILGLRSKIIPLPDHKLGNIKLGSVTNAICHRPCRVRCSHSTASSMEEAKERIRETFGKIELSPSSYDTAWVAMVPSRYSMNQPCFPQCLDWILENQREDGSWGLNPSHPLLVKDSLSSTLASLLALRKWRIGDNQVQRGLGFIETHGWAVDNKDQISPLGFEIIFPCMINYAEKLNLDLPLDPNLVNMMLCERELTIERALKNEFEGNMANVEYFAEGLGELCHWKEMMLRQRHNGSLFDSPATTAAALIYHQYDEKCFGYLNSILKLHDNWVPTICPTKIHSNLFLVDALQNLGVDRYFKTEVKRVLDEIYRLWLEKNEEIFSDVAHCAMAFRLLRMNNYEVSSEELEGFVDQEHFFTTSSGKLMNHVAILELHRASQVAIHERKDHILDKISTWTRNFMEQKLLDKHIPDRSKKEMEFAMRKFYGTFDRVETRRYIESYKMDSFKILKAAYRWEGYSTVGFRSERVRIFFLALYKMVEEIAAKAETKQGRCVKDHLINLWIDMLKCMLVELDLWKIKSTTPSIEEYLSVACVTIGVPCFVLTSLYLLGPKLSKDVIESSEVSALCNCTAAVARLINDIHSYKREQAESSTNMVSILITQSQGTISEEEAIRQIKEMMESKRRELLGMVLQNKESQLPQVCKDLFWTTINAAYSIHTHGDGYRFPEEFKNHINDVIYKPLNQYSP
- the LOC142169410 gene encoding cis-abienol synthase, chloroplastic isoform X6, with protein sequence MILGLRSKIIPLPDHKLGNIKLGSVTKDAICHRPCRVRCSHSTASSMEEAKERIRETFGKIELSPSSYDTAWVAMVPSRYSMNQPCFPQCLDWILENQREDGSWGLNPSHPLLVKDSLSSTLASLLALRKWRIGDNQVQRGLGFIETHGWAVDNKDQISPLGFEIIFPCMINYAEKLNLDLPLDPNLVNMMLCERELTIERALKNEFEGNMANVEYFAEGLGELCHWKEMMLRQRHNGSLFDSPATTAAALIYHQYDEKCFGYLNSILKLHDNWVPTICPTKIHSNLFLVDALQNLGVDRYFKTEVKRVLDEIYRLWLEKNEEIFSDVAHCAMAFRLLRMNNYEVSSEELEGFVDQEHFFTTSSGKLMNHVAILELHRASQVAIHERKDHILDKISTWTRNFMEQKLLDKHIPDRSKKEMEFAMRKFYGTFDRVETRRYIESYKMDSFKILKAAYRSSGINNIDLLKFSEHDFNLCQTRHKEELQQMKRWEGYSTVGFRSERVRIFFLALYKMVEEIAAKAETKQGRCVKDHLINLWIDMLKCMLVELDLWKIKSTTPSIEEYLSVACVTIGVPCFVLTSLYLLGPKLSKDVIESSEVSALCNCTAAVARLINDIHSYKREQAESSTNMVSILITQSQGTISEEEAIRQIKEMMESKRRELLGMVLQNKESQLPQVCKDLFWTTINAAYSIHTHGDGYRFPEEFKNHINDVIYKPLNQYSP
- the LOC142169410 gene encoding cis-abienol synthase, chloroplastic isoform X10, with translation MILGLRSKIIPLPDHKLGNIKLGSVTKDAICHRPCRVRCSHSTASSMEEAKERIRETFGKIELSPSSYDTAWVAMVPSRYSMNQPCFPQCLDWILENQREDGSWGLNPSHPLLVKDSLSSTLASLLALRKWRIGDNQVQRVPTICPTKIHSNLFLVDALQNLGVDRYFKTEVKRVLDEIYRLWLEKNEEIFSDVAHCAMAFRLLRMNNYEVSSEELEGFVDQEHFFTTSSGKLMNHVAILELHRASQVAIHERKDHILDKISTWTRNFMEQKLLDKHIPDRSKKEMEFAMRKFYGTFDRVETRRYIESYKMDSFKILKAAYRSSGINNIDLLKFSEHDFNLCQTRHKEELQQMKRWFTDCKLEQVGLSQQYLYTSYFIIAAILFEPEYADARLAYAKYAIIITAVDDFFDCFICKEELQNIIELVERWEGYSTVGFRSERVRIFFLALYKMVEEIAAKAETKQGRCVKDHLINLWIDMLKCMLVELDLWKIKSTTPSIEEYLSVACVTIGVPCFVLTSLYLLGPKLSKDVIESSEVSALCNCTAAVARLINDIHSYKREQAESSTNMVSILITQSQGTISEEEAIRQIKEMMESKRRELLGMVLQNKESQLPQVCKDLFWTTINAAYSIHTHGDGYRFPEEFKNHINDVIYKPLNQYSP